The region GTGAAGATAAAATCGGCGACCCACACGGACCCGGTCAAGTGCGCGTTGGTCACCGCGTGCTGCTGCTGATCGACCAGGCGAAACGGCGGCACGGGGCCGTAGTCGGGGAGCCATCGCGCTGAAGGCATCCGCAACGTGCCATACCACAGTGCTGCGAGGATGCTGCCGATCGCCACAAGGGCCAGCCCTCCGGCCGCCCTGCGCTCTGATGAGGGTGCCTGCGTCGCCATGTGTTACCACCACGCGGCGGCGGCCGGCGGACGGCTCACCGCGAGCAGCGCGAGCAACAGCGGCAGATACGCAATCGACGCGTGAAACAGCTGCCGCGCCGCGGCTTGCGAGCTGCGCACGGCCGTGCGCAGCGCTGCCGCGCACAAGCATCCGCTGAGTACTAAGGCCCCGTAAAAATACGACGAACCGGCCAACCCCATCATGGCCGGCAACAGGCTCAAGGGCACGAGCACCGCGGCATACCACGCCATTTGGCGAGCCGTCACATCGCCTTCCGGTTGCATCACGGTCAGCATCCGAAATCCTGCGCGCGCATAATCGTCGCGATACAGCACCGCCAGGGCCAGAAAATGCGGCAGCTGCCACACAAACAGGATGGCGAAGAGCGCTGCCGCCTCCACGGCCAGCGAACGGCCTGACGCGGTCCAGCCGATCAGCGTCGGCAAGGCTCCGGGAATGGCCCCGACCAAGGTGCACAGGGGGGTCTGCCGTTTCAGCGGCGTATAGACGAGCACATAGATGGCCCAACTGATGAGCGCAATGATCGTGCTGAGTCCATTCACCAGGAGGAGCATGCCGATGAACCCGATGACGGAGAGGCCGAGGCCGAAGCGATAGGCCTGTATTGGCGTCAACCGTCCGGAGGGAATCGGCCGATTCTTCGTGCGCCGCATCAGCGCATCCTGCGCGTGCTCGGCCCACTGATTCAGCGCATTGGCCCCGCCGACCACGAGGGCGGTCGTGATGAGGACGGGCAGCGCCTGCGCGGCAAACTCCACAGAGCGCAGCGCGACCCACCACCCGGCCGCCGTCGTCACGACCACCAGCGCCGTTAAGCGCGGTTTGGTGAGCTCGAAGTAATCGTTGAAGCGCATCGAAGCATGCTCCAGGCGAGCACCACGGCTTGCGCCAACACCAGCGCGCCGAGCGCGACATGGACGGTGCGAAGCGGCACAGAGCCGCGAGAAAAGAACACGCCAATACCCACAAGGAGTTGTATTCCCACCAGCGCATGCAGTCGTAACACATGCCCTCGCCATAGAGCCTGGCGACCTACGAAACGTTTTGTCGTTAGGGAAACGGCGGTGACGGTGCCGATGAGCAGCACTGCACCGGTAATATGCCACCACACACCGAAGCCGGTGTGGCGGATGATGGCTCCCAGCAGCAATTGGATCGCCGCGATCACAGCGGCCGCCACCCCGAATCGCCCGAGGGTCCGTCCTGCCGGATGATCCCGCCGCGCCGGCGGCTCAACCCAGCCAGGGCTCGTCGCCTGCGCAATGCACACGACCAGGCAGAACACGGCCTGGCCAAGGCATGCATGCGCAATCGAAATCTGCGGAGGCAGCAGCAGCAGCACGGTCAGCCCGCCCAGCAGGACTTGCAGGACGACCGCCGCCAACGCCGCCGCGGCCAAGCGCTTCACCCAACGGCGGTCCTCGCGCCTCCAGAGCCATACCGCCAAGCCTAAAATCATCAGGCCGACGAGTCCGGCGATCATCCGGTGGCCGTGCTCATAGAAAATGCCGCCGACCATGGGGGGAAAGAACACGCCGTAGGACAGCGGCCAATCCGGCACCGCCAGCCCGGAATCTGTCGAGGTGACCAGACTCCCGGCGATGAGCAGGAAGAACGTCGCGATTGCTGTAGCGATTGCGTAACGATGCACGGCCATCTTTTCCGGGCGATATCAGATATCGAATTCGATATCTGATATCGCTCTGATCTCGCCTTTAGGTTTTGACGTGTTGGGGCAGCCAGTCGTCTGTGCGGCCGGGCACGCTGTATTCGTACGGGCCGTGGTAGACCGTCGGGATCGCCGCAAAGTTGCCGTGCGGCGGCGGCGAGGAGGTCGCCCACTCTAACGTCGTCGCCTGCCAGGGATTATCGCCGGCGCGCTTGCCGCGGAAGAGGCTCCAGAAAAAGTTGGCGATAAAGATCAACTGGGCCAGCCCCAGACAAAAGGCGGCAACGCTCATCATCCGGTTGAGGCCGCCGGCATGGCTCAAATGCGCGTACGATGTGTAATCGTAGATGCGCCGCGGCATGCCGGCGACACCCAGGATGAACATGGGAAACATCACGGCGTTAAAGAAGATGAACGTCAATGCGAAATGGATGAGGCCGAGCCGTTCGTTGAGCCGGCGGCCGAACATCTTGGGAAACCAGAACGTGATACCGGCGAAGATGCCGAAGAGGCTGCCGCCGAAGAGCACATAGTGGAGATGCCCGACGATGAAATACGTATCGTGAAGGTACAGATCCACGGGGCTGGCCGCCGCGAAAATGCCCGTGAGCCCTCCGATCACGAACATGGACACAAACGCGACCGCATGGCACATCGGCGTCGCCAAGCGGATGGATCCGCGCCAGAGGGTGCCGAGCCAGTTGAAGGTTTTAATCGCCGAGGGCACCGCAATCACCATCGTCGAGAGCATGAAGCTCGTGCCCAACGTCGGGTTCATGCCGCTGGTGAACATGTGGTGGGCCCACACCAGAAAGCCGAGGATGGCGATGCCCATAATCGCGTAGATCATCGAGTGATACCCGAACAGCGGCTTGCGCGCGAACACCGGCAGGATCTCCGAGACGATCCCCATCGCCGGCAGGATCATGATGTAGACCGCCGGATGCGAGTAGAACCAGAACAGATGCTGCCACAGCAGCGCCTGGCCGCCGGCATTCGGCTGCAGCACCCCATCGATCACCAGCCCGGCCGGCAGAAAGAAGCTGGTGTGCAGCGTGATGTCGAGCAGCAGCAGGATCAAGGCGGCGGCCAGCACCGGGGTCGCCAGCAGCACCATGATCGCCGTGATGAACAGCGCCCAGATGGACAGCGGCAGCCGGAAGAAGTGCATGCCGCTCGCGCGCAGGTTGATGACCGTCGCCACATAGTTCACGGCCCCGAGAATCGAGGACGTCCCTAACACGATCACCCCCACAATCCAGCAGAGCTGCCCCGGTCCGAGTGTTGCGGACAGCGGCGCATAGGCCGTCCACCCGGAAGCCGCAGCCCCCCCCTTCAGAAAGAAGCCGGCGCAGACAATCGCGATCGCGAATGGCA is a window of Candidatus Omnitrophota bacterium DNA encoding:
- the cyoE gene encoding protoheme IX farnesyltransferase yields the protein MRFNDYFELTKPRLTALVVVTTAAGWWVALRSVEFAAQALPVLITTALVVGGANALNQWAEHAQDALMRRTKNRPIPSGRLTPIQAYRFGLGLSVIGFIGMLLLVNGLSTIIALISWAIYVLVYTPLKRQTPLCTLVGAIPGALPTLIGWTASGRSLAVEAAALFAILFVWQLPHFLALAVLYRDDYARAGFRMLTVMQPEGDVTARQMAWYAAVLVPLSLLPAMMGLAGSSYFYGALVLSGCLCAAALRTAVRSSQAAARQLFHASIAYLPLLLALLAVSRPPAAAAWW
- a CDS encoding COX15/CtaA family protein, whose translation is MAVHRYAIATAIATFFLLIAGSLVTSTDSGLAVPDWPLSYGVFFPPMVGGIFYEHGHRMIAGLVGLMILGLAVWLWRREDRRWVKRLAAAALAAVVLQVLLGGLTVLLLLPPQISIAHACLGQAVFCLVVCIAQATSPGWVEPPARRDHPAGRTLGRFGVAAAVIAAIQLLLGAIIRHTGFGVWWHITGAVLLIGTVTAVSLTTKRFVGRQALWRGHVLRLHALVGIQLLVGIGVFFSRGSVPLRTVHVALGALVLAQAVVLAWSMLRCASTITSSSPNRA
- a CDS encoding cbb3-type cytochrome c oxidase subunit I, with translation MTPSPNHPITQSPSFVRKYIFSTDHKTIGIQFLFTSLFMLLFGGLLALLIRWQLGWPGRPLAFMETIAPEGFPGGIMVPEYYNMLFTMHGSVMIFFAIIPLLVGVFGNYLIPLKIGARDMAFPKLNMISFWMVPFAIAIVCAGFFLKGGAAASGWTAYAPLSATLGPGQLCWIVGVIVLGTSSILGAVNYVATVINLRASGMHFFRLPLSIWALFITAIMVLLATPVLAAALILLLLDITLHTSFFLPAGLVIDGVLQPNAGGQALLWQHLFWFYSHPAVYIMILPAMGIVSEILPVFARKPLFGYHSMIYAIMGIAILGFLVWAHHMFTSGMNPTLGTSFMLSTMVIAVPSAIKTFNWLGTLWRGSIRLATPMCHAVAFVSMFVIGGLTGIFAAASPVDLYLHDTYFIVGHLHYVLFGGSLFGIFAGITFWFPKMFGRRLNERLGLIHFALTFIFFNAVMFPMFILGVAGMPRRIYDYTSYAHLSHAGGLNRMMSVAAFCLGLAQLIFIANFFWSLFRGKRAGDNPWQATTLEWATSSPPPHGNFAAIPTVYHGPYEYSVPGRTDDWLPQHVKT